From the Sphingobacteruim zhuxiongii genome, the window AATCCAACGGAGAAGTCAATCGCCAAGTTTCACCTATTTGAATGAGGGGTGATTCTTCAAGGTTTTTCCATTTATTGAGGGTAGCAACATACTCAGAATATTTTTGACCTGATAGCTTTTCAATCAACTCTATGTCACCCACAAAGTTTTCGTTCCATCTTCCAATTAGTAATGCTGGGATAATTTCACGAACGTTTCCGTTCTCCATCCATTTAGCCTTGGTATACGGAAATCCGAGCAGTTTTTTGAGGATAGTAATGTTTCTTCCTGCTTCTCGGGAAAACTTTTCGGCGTCATTTTCGGGGATACCGCTCTCTACTAAAGATTTTATCTGTCCGTATTTGTCAATAATTGGTAAAATGATTGTTTCTTGATTAAAGTCATCATCAGCACCCAAAGGAACCAAAACATGATGTCCTTTTGAAACAGCAGAATAAAGTGGTTGAACATCATCAAATCTTGGAATAAGATTTAAAGGAGAATTGGTATTTATTCGTATGCCACGGAAATTACCCTCAGTATCTACTATCAGAGATTTAGAGAAAAATTTATCCGCTTCTTCGATAGGAAAGGTTTTAGCCGAAGCGATGATGAAAGCAATAGCTTCATTTTTTGTTGAAGCTTTCACACCTTTAATAGTTGGCTCTCCCTCTAAAGTGGACAATAATTGGTTCTTTTCATACTCTCTACCTGAAATTATGCATTCAGGAAGAAGCACCAAACTTTTCCCACCAATTGACCACTCTTCCCAAAACTCATCCGCCGTCATTATCCCATCAAATGGATACGAATCTACACCATCTTGAGATGCAAACCATCTTGAAACAGATAAAGCATTGTCTAACCATTGCTCAATATCTATTGCATCATATACTATGATATCTTTCCAGAAATTTTCTCCTTTTTTTGCTTTAACCCATTTATTTTTCTTCGTCCACAATCTTGGTGTGACAAAGATAAAAGTACACTCACTTGGATTATATTCTTCAGGATTTTTTTTTCGTTTATCATAGTCATCATCTGCTTTACCTTTACAGTCGTCTGTAGTTCCAAATTCCCATAATGAAATTCCTTGAGGTACGTAAGCTGTTTCAATTTCACAACTAACAATTCCATCCCAACCACCGATAAATGTTGCACTTCCAGAAGGGAAATCAGCTTTTGTATTTATAGGTGTTGTTGCTCTCACTAATCTTGAAATAAGGTAAGGTAGAGTTGATTTTGAAAAAGTAGTCTTAGCCCAACTTTCAAGGTTATCTCTTGTAACAAGCTTCATATTTAGAATATTATATATTTTTTAATAATAATATCATTGTTTATATGCAGTACATCTTCTTAATCGTCATGATACGCAAATAAAAACGTAGTTGTAATAATTAAAAATATACTGTGACAATTTACGAATTTAACGTGACAAAGCATTATCAACAATGATGATATGAATTATAACCTATCTTAATCGTGCAGCCAACAAAAAATCTTTCCTGACTTCGTCCTGTCTCATGAAAAAAGCTCAATACTAATCGTAAAATTCGCGAAGGCATATTAGCTTCATTTTAAACCTTTGGTATTATGAGACACCTATTACACAAAATAGTCTCCGACATTCAGAAACAGGAGCGCAAATTATCCGCCGAGGCTTCGGATTTTATGGACGAGGCTTACGGGATGACAATCTATCTGAAAGAGCTTCTTGGAGACATCAAAGAAGATATAATAAACGAGGGCTTCAAAACAATAGAAGACGAAATACTTTTCTTTAAACAGATAAAGCCGACCGTTCTTGGTAAGCTCATCTATTACAACAAAGTATTCAGAATAGAAACTGCTTGCCCCACAAGTAACGGAAACATTTATGAGAGCTATTTCACCATGCACCTACGTGAGCTAAAACAGGAATACACCGAGCATGTCTGCAATTCCGATTTTTACCGCTACTACCGTTCCGGTAGAACCGACCGAGACGAACAGTATTTTACGCTTGGAAAAATCAACTGTTATGATGGGCTGAATAGCTTCGTGTTTGAAATCGATACCAAATTTTCTACCTACTTTGATTATAAAATTGCGAAAATCATCGCCAACGAATTAGTCTATAATTATCTGACGACAAAGTTAAGCCCCGAACAAAATCCAGATGTTCTGCTACAACACGAGGAAACAAAAGACTTCTTTTGGACACAGACAAAAAATGGACTAATCGAATTGATTTATGCACTCTATGCCTACGATGCCATTTCGCACGGGAAAATAGGCATCCGAAAAATCAGCATGGTATTCCAAATCCTGTTCCGTGTTTCACTGAACGACATACACAACAGCTTCCACAGAATGAAGACCCGTGCAGGCTCACGCACATTGTTTTTAGACCAACTGAAATACAGTTTAGAGGAATATATGGACAGGGAAGACAACCCATAATTCTTGTTTTCTTTTTCCACCATAAGGACAGCATCAATCGGTGCTGTCTTTTTTTTGTCCGTTTGCCTATATGTGTCTATCGGCAAGTCTATTGATTTGGATGCCGACCGATTGACCAAAAGTGCGGAAATCCTCTATAAATGGCACTTTACATGAATTGAAAAAAAATGAAAAAAGTGCCGTTTTGATAGACACGTATCGGACGACAGCCTCCACCAATCGCTTCAATTTTGTGGTGTTAGAAATCATTTAAAAGGAATTATTATGAACATCGACAGAATGGAATTTATCGCATGGATGGAACGTATCATGGAACGCTTCGACATTTTGAAAGAGTACGTTCTAAACATCAAGAAAGAACGCCACAGCATAGACGGTGAGGAATTACTGGACAACCAAGACCTGCTCCTCATGCTGAAAATCAGTCACCGTTCTTTGCAACGTTACCGCTCCACAGGCAAGCTACCGTATTACACCATTAGCGGAAAACTGTACTACAAGCTATCGGATGTACACCAGTTCATTAGGGAAAGTTTCAAAGCCCCTATACGGCGCACAAAAGAAAACCGATGACAAACCCTACCACGTAAAGACGGGTACGGCTTTGCCGTACCTGCTTCGCGTATTTTCGGATAATAATCTTTAAATAATCAATATCATGAGCGA encodes:
- a CDS encoding RteC domain-containing protein, with amino-acid sequence MRHLLHKIVSDIQKQERKLSAEASDFMDEAYGMTIYLKELLGDIKEDIINEGFKTIEDEILFFKQIKPTVLGKLIYYNKVFRIETACPTSNGNIYESYFTMHLRELKQEYTEHVCNSDFYRYYRSGRTDRDEQYFTLGKINCYDGLNSFVFEIDTKFSTYFDYKIAKIIANELVYNYLTTKLSPEQNPDVLLQHEETKDFFWTQTKNGLIELIYALYAYDAISHGKIGIRKISMVFQILFRVSLNDIHNSFHRMKTRAGSRTLFLDQLKYSLEEYMDREDNP
- a CDS encoding helix-turn-helix domain-containing protein codes for the protein MEFIAWMERIMERFDILKEYVLNIKKERHSIDGEELLDNQDLLLMLKISHRSLQRYRSTGKLPYYTISGKLYYKLSDVHQFIRESFKAPIRRTKENR